One part of the Pannonibacter sp. XCT-53 genome encodes these proteins:
- a CDS encoding putative 2-aminoethylphosphonate ABC transporter ATP-binding protein has protein sequence MNAIIHTQIQPETGARPADPVYLDIENVWKAYGTFLALRDISLRIRQGEFICFLGPSGCGKTTLLRAIAGLDPQSRGTIRQAGRDISGLPPSRRDYGIVFQSYALFPNLNVASNIAFGLQNVGRPWPEIKARVEELLQLVGLPDKALHYPAQLSGGQQQRIALARAIAINPGLLLLDEPLSALDAKVRIHLRHEIKELQRKLGVTTIMVTHDQEEALAMADRIVVMNHGVIEQIGTPIDVYRHPASLFVADFIGETNRIETRYRRGAVIVGDTVLEAQASGLDEDTAVTVAIRPEDILPHARGHDVAGRANHLPVTITAMEFLGSFWRVHLRSAQLGGTPLVANFSMNAVRRFDLRDGQDLIVELPADRVLVFAKGR, from the coding sequence ATGAATGCAATCATCCACACCCAGATCCAGCCGGAGACCGGGGCCCGACCTGCGGATCCGGTCTATCTGGACATCGAGAATGTCTGGAAGGCCTATGGCACCTTTCTGGCCCTGCGCGACATCTCGCTGCGCATCCGCCAGGGGGAATTCATCTGCTTCCTCGGGCCGTCCGGCTGCGGCAAGACCACGCTCCTGCGGGCCATCGCCGGGCTTGATCCGCAGAGCCGCGGCACCATCCGCCAGGCGGGCCGCGACATCTCCGGTCTGCCGCCGTCCCGGCGCGACTACGGCATCGTGTTCCAGTCCTACGCGCTGTTTCCCAACCTGAACGTGGCAAGCAACATCGCCTTCGGGCTGCAGAACGTCGGGCGGCCCTGGCCGGAGATCAAGGCCCGGGTCGAGGAGCTGCTGCAGCTTGTCGGCCTGCCGGACAAGGCGCTGCACTATCCCGCCCAGCTGTCCGGCGGCCAGCAGCAGCGCATCGCCCTTGCCCGCGCCATCGCCATCAATCCCGGGCTCCTGCTGCTCGACGAGCCCCTCTCGGCGCTGGATGCCAAGGTGCGGATCCATCTGCGGCACGAGATCAAGGAGCTGCAGCGCAAGCTCGGCGTCACCACCATCATGGTCACCCATGACCAGGAGGAAGCTCTGGCGATGGCGGACAGGATCGTCGTCATGAACCACGGCGTGATCGAGCAGATCGGGACGCCCATCGACGTCTACCGTCATCCGGCCTCGCTCTTCGTGGCCGACTTCATCGGCGAGACCAATCGCATCGAGACCCGCTATCGCCGGGGTGCGGTCATCGTAGGGGACACCGTCCTGGAGGCGCAGGCCAGCGGACTGGACGAGGACACGGCGGTCACCGTCGCCATCCGCCCGGAGGACATCCTGCCCCATGCGCGGGGACATGACGTGGCGGGGCGGGCCAATCACCTGCCGGTGACGATCACGGCGATGGAGTTTCTCGGCTCGTTCTGGCGCGTGCATCTGCGCAGCGCGCAGCTGGGGGGCACGCCGCTGGTTGCCAATTTCTCGATGAATGCCGTCCGGCGCTTCGACCTGCGCGACGGGCAGGACCTCATCGTCGAGCTGCCGGCCGATCGCGTCCTCGTGTTTGCGAAAGGGAGATGA
- a CDS encoding HD-GYP domain-containing protein, with translation MVRSHYLDTLGSSPARSFRLAELLGSLSFALDMTEGQPEGHCIRCCYIGMAVAGALGLDGEAVDDLYFTLLLKDLGCSSNAARICELYLADDISFKRDFKTIDGSLSAALRFVFAKTGLKSGLSERIRAIVHILQNGGEISRGLIETRCHRGADIAAKMRFSAGVQDGIRCLDEHVDGSGKPLGLAGEAVPLAANIALLAQVADVFQIGHGRAAALAEIRARSGSWFRPALVQAFETAAGRPGFWEDLARPDLPDLVFAMAPARRDREVDEDYLDEIAEAFSDIVDAKSPYTADHSNRVTLYADLIAEEMGLAPAHRRWLRRAALLHDLGKLGVSNQVLDKPGKLDDLEWAQVRSHPLASEKILARVAAFADIAPVAGAHHERLDGKGYPHGLSGEEVCLEARILTLADVFDALTAERPYRGAMPIARALAIIDADAGTAFDPACIAALKSGLKRLDAAVAA, from the coding sequence ATGGTCAGAAGCCACTATCTCGACACGCTCGGGTCGTCGCCGGCCCGCTCCTTCAGGCTGGCCGAACTGCTCGGATCGCTGAGCTTTGCCCTCGACATGACAGAGGGGCAGCCCGAGGGCCATTGCATCCGCTGCTGCTACATCGGCATGGCGGTCGCCGGGGCGCTGGGGCTGGACGGCGAGGCGGTCGACGACCTCTACTTCACGCTCCTGCTCAAGGATCTGGGCTGTTCCAGCAATGCGGCCCGCATCTGCGAGCTGTATCTGGCGGATGACATCAGCTTCAAGCGCGACTTCAAGACCATTGACGGCTCGCTGAGCGCGGCGCTGCGTTTCGTCTTTGCCAAGACCGGGCTGAAGTCCGGCCTGTCGGAGCGCATCCGCGCCATCGTCCACATCCTGCAGAATGGCGGCGAGATCTCGCGCGGCCTGATCGAGACACGGTGTCATCGCGGTGCCGACATCGCGGCCAAGATGCGCTTCTCCGCCGGTGTCCAGGACGGCATCCGCTGCCTCGACGAGCATGTCGACGGATCCGGCAAGCCGCTCGGCCTTGCGGGCGAGGCCGTCCCGCTGGCCGCCAACATCGCCTTGCTGGCGCAGGTCGCCGACGTGTTCCAGATCGGGCACGGACGGGCGGCCGCGCTGGCCGAAATCCGGGCGCGCTCGGGCAGCTGGTTCCGGCCCGCGCTGGTGCAGGCCTTCGAGACGGCGGCCGGTCGACCTGGCTTCTGGGAGGATCTCGCGCGACCCGACCTGCCCGACCTGGTCTTTGCCATGGCACCGGCCCGACGCGACCGTGAGGTCGACGAGGACTACCTCGACGAGATCGCCGAAGCCTTCTCCGACATCGTCGACGCGAAGAGCCCCTACACCGCCGACCATTCCAACCGGGTGACGCTCTACGCCGACCTGATCGCGGAGGAAATGGGGCTGGCGCCCGCGCACCGCCGGTGGCTGCGCCGCGCCGCGCTGCTGCATGATCTCGGCAAGCTCGGGGTCAGCAACCAGGTGCTGGACAAGCCCGGCAAGCTGGACGATCTGGAATGGGCGCAGGTGCGCAGCCATCCGCTGGCCAGCGAGAAGATCCTGGCCCGCGTTGCCGCCTTTGCCGACATCGCCCCCGTCGCCGGGGCCCACCACGAACGTCTCGACGGCAAGGGCTATCCGCACGGGCTGTCCGGCGAAGAGGTCTGTCTGGAGGCGCGCATCCTGACACTCGCCGACGTGTTCGACGCGCTCACCGCCGAACGGCCCTACCGGGGGGCGATGCCCATCGCCCGCGCCCTCGCCATCATCGACGCGGATGCCGGCACGGCCTTCGATCCTGCCTGCATCGCCGCGCTGAAGTCCGGCCTCAAGCGCCTCGACGCAGCCGTCGCCGCCTGA
- a CDS encoding bifunctional aldolase/short-chain dehydrogenase, producing MANRWQDSEAAAFQDAAGQDPAARELALRVYTSRLIGMDPDLVMHGGGNTSVKLKARDIFGEELDVIHIKGSGWDLETIKAAGLPAVRMAPLMRLRELAALSDEDMVNIQRSNLMDSTAPNPSVETLLHAYIPHTYVDHTHATAFLTLANLPEVAEATREIFGSKLALVPYVMPGFALAKLAAETYEAHPGIEGLLLVKHGHFAWGPTAKASYDKIIEHTNLVEEWLASRRPGKLVAVARPQTASVAETLATLRGAIARHLPEGAAMPVFDLRDGDAVLDFLERKDLASLATRGVATPDHVIRTKGHPLHLTRADVARGPEAISAVVDRFVADYIAYFERNAPRFGGAKTMLSPVPNLAWIEGIGLVGMGANATAARIAADIGEQTLRVMADGEARGGFYPIREADLFDMEYWSLEQAKLGKGAKPALQGQVVLVTGGAGAIGLATAKVFAAAGATLFLVDRDQAALDTALASLGRDHAGHACDITAKGAAASAVAACVARFGGLDILISNAGAAMTGDVATLADETLRASFELNFFAHQAFAQAAVAVFRRQGRGGQILFNVSKQAVNPGKGFAAYGLPKAATFFLLRQLALELGGEGIRVNGINADRIRSGLLTPEMIAARSSARNIDEATYMGGNLLRKEVEAVHVGEAFLALARSERTTAHVMTVDGGNIEAALR from the coding sequence ATCGCAAACCGGTGGCAAGACAGCGAAGCGGCGGCCTTTCAGGATGCGGCCGGTCAGGACCCGGCTGCGCGTGAACTGGCGCTGCGCGTTTACACCTCCCGTCTCATCGGCATGGACCCGGATCTGGTCATGCATGGCGGTGGCAACACCTCGGTCAAGCTGAAGGCGCGCGACATCTTCGGCGAGGAGCTGGACGTCATCCACATCAAGGGCTCGGGCTGGGATCTGGAGACAATCAAGGCTGCAGGCCTGCCGGCCGTGCGCATGGCCCCGCTGATGCGGCTGCGCGAACTGGCGGCCCTCTCCGACGAGGACATGGTCAACATCCAGCGCTCCAACCTGATGGATTCGACCGCACCCAATCCGTCCGTGGAAACGCTGCTGCACGCCTACATCCCGCACACCTATGTCGACCACACCCACGCCACCGCCTTCCTGACGCTCGCCAACCTGCCGGAAGTGGCGGAAGCGACCCGCGAGATCTTCGGCAGCAAGCTGGCGCTGGTGCCCTATGTCATGCCGGGCTTCGCGCTCGCCAAGCTTGCCGCCGAAACCTATGAGGCCCATCCGGGGATCGAGGGCCTCTTGCTCGTCAAACACGGCCATTTCGCCTGGGGGCCGACGGCCAAGGCCTCCTATGACAAGATCATCGAGCACACCAACCTGGTCGAGGAGTGGCTGGCCAGCCGCCGCCCGGGCAAGCTGGTGGCCGTGGCGCGGCCGCAGACCGCCAGCGTCGCCGAGACGCTTGCCACGCTGCGCGGGGCCATTGCCCGCCACCTGCCCGAAGGTGCGGCGATGCCGGTCTTCGACCTGCGCGACGGCGACGCGGTGTTGGACTTCCTGGAGCGCAAGGACCTGGCGTCACTGGCCACGCGCGGCGTTGCCACGCCGGATCACGTGATCCGCACCAAGGGCCATCCGCTGCATCTCACCCGCGCCGACGTCGCCCGGGGGCCGGAGGCGATCAGCGCGGTGGTGGACCGGTTCGTGGCCGACTACATCGCCTATTTCGAGCGCAATGCGCCGCGCTTCGGCGGGGCCAAGACCATGCTGTCGCCGGTGCCGAACCTCGCCTGGATCGAGGGGATCGGCCTTGTCGGCATGGGCGCGAACGCAACGGCGGCGCGCATTGCCGCCGACATCGGCGAACAGACGCTGCGCGTCATGGCAGATGGCGAGGCGCGCGGCGGGTTCTATCCGATCCGCGAGGCGGACCTGTTCGACATGGAATACTGGTCGCTGGAACAGGCCAAGCTTGGCAAGGGCGCCAAGCCCGCGCTGCAGGGGCAGGTCGTGCTGGTGACGGGCGGTGCCGGCGCCATCGGCCTGGCCACCGCCAAGGTCTTTGCGGCAGCCGGGGCGACGCTGTTCCTGGTTGACCGGGATCAGGCCGCCCTCGACACGGCCCTCGCCAGCCTCGGCCGCGACCACGCCGGCCACGCCTGCGACATCACGGCAAAGGGCGCGGCAGCCAGCGCGGTGGCGGCCTGTGTCGCCCGCTTCGGCGGCCTCGACATCCTCATCTCCAACGCCGGCGCGGCCATGACGGGGGACGTGGCAACGCTGGCCGATGAAACCCTGCGGGCGAGCTTCGAGCTGAACTTCTTTGCCCATCAGGCCTTTGCGCAGGCAGCCGTGGCCGTCTTCCGCCGCCAGGGCCGCGGGGGGCAGATCCTGTTCAACGTCTCCAAGCAGGCGGTCAATCCGGGCAAGGGCTTTGCTGCCTATGGCCTGCCCAAGGCAGCGACCTTCTTCCTCCTGCGCCAGCTCGCGCTGGAACTCGGCGGTGAAGGCATCCGCGTCAACGGCATCAATGCCGACCGCATCCGCTCGGGCCTGTTGACGCCGGAAATGATCGCGGCCCGCTCCTCCGCCCGCAACATCGACGAGGCGACCTACATGGGCGGCAACCTGCTGCGCAAGGAAGTCGAGGCGGTGCATGTCGGCGAGGCCTTCCTCGCGCTTGCCCGCTCGGAACGCACCACGGCGCATGTGATGACCGTCGACGGCGGCAACATCGAGGCCGCGCTGCGCTAG
- a CDS encoding putative 2-aminoethylphosphonate ABC transporter substrate-binding protein: MNARTFLISTAFLTLSVVSTAAQTELTVYTAFEAEFLERYAAAFNKEHPDIKINWVRDSTGVVTAKLLAEKNNPKADVVWSLAASSLNLLKSEGMLEAYAPKGVEALDVRFVDTDTPPTWVGLNAWAAAICFNTVEAARHGLPTPRTWADLTRPEFAGHVVMPNPASSGTGFLDVSAWLQMWGGDAWDFMDKLHANIASYTHSGSKPCKMAASGETVAGISFDFRGAKAKTDGAPIEVIIPEEGIGWDMEAAAIIAGTPNLEAAKTLLDWSITPAAMAEYNQAYAILAIPGLSRPIPNYPANVEAKMIRNDFEWAATSRKSILEEWSKRYDTKSEPRT; the protein is encoded by the coding sequence ATGAACGCAAGGACCTTCCTGATCTCGACAGCCTTCCTTACCCTGTCGGTCGTCTCGACCGCAGCGCAGACCGAACTGACTGTCTACACCGCCTTCGAGGCCGAGTTTCTCGAGCGCTATGCGGCAGCCTTCAACAAGGAGCATCCCGACATCAAGATCAACTGGGTGCGTGACTCGACCGGCGTCGTGACGGCGAAGCTCCTGGCGGAGAAGAACAATCCGAAGGCAGACGTGGTCTGGAGCCTCGCGGCCTCCTCGCTCAACCTGCTGAAGTCCGAGGGCATGCTCGAGGCCTATGCGCCCAAGGGCGTCGAGGCGCTGGATGTCCGCTTCGTCGACACCGACACGCCGCCGACCTGGGTCGGCCTCAATGCCTGGGCAGCCGCAATCTGCTTCAACACGGTCGAGGCCGCGCGGCACGGATTGCCGACGCCGCGCACCTGGGCAGACCTGACCCGGCCCGAGTTCGCCGGGCATGTGGTGATGCCCAATCCCGCCTCCTCCGGCACCGGCTTCCTCGATGTGTCGGCCTGGCTGCAGATGTGGGGCGGCGATGCCTGGGACTTCATGGACAAGCTCCATGCCAACATCGCCAGCTACACGCACTCCGGTTCCAAGCCCTGCAAGATGGCTGCCTCGGGCGAAACCGTCGCCGGCATCTCCTTCGACTTCCGCGGCGCCAAGGCAAAGACTGATGGCGCGCCGATCGAGGTGATCATTCCGGAGGAGGGCATCGGCTGGGACATGGAGGCAGCCGCCATCATTGCCGGCACCCCGAACCTTGAGGCGGCGAAGACGCTGCTGGACTGGTCGATCACGCCGGCGGCGATGGCAGAGTACAACCAGGCCTACGCGATCCTCGCCATTCCGGGCCTGTCGCGGCCCATCCCGAACTACCCCGCGAATGTCGAGGCGAAGATGATCCGCAACGACTTCGAGTGGGCCGCCACGAGCCGCAAGAGCATCCTGGAGGAATGGTCCAAGCGCTACGACACCAAGAGCGAGCCGCGAACCTGA
- a CDS encoding putative 2-aminoethylphosphonate ABC transporter permease subunit: MMAAADTLPAGKEIRLGLDRDGTIKLGFMLAIALYLVVTLALPLYAMLSKSFVTYRFDLSAYELQVSDPTGRVFAPAVTAAALNAAAGAFGPEDLRASADARLPVADLFPDFSFRSPVKYRLRALADGAAWQVGLETVRSPDWVEYDSNTLRRITLRPVASVGIENYIAYVSSPTLVRSIENSLFIAAVSTVLTVGLAFGFAYALTRSRMRFKGTMKLVAMMPILVPSLLPGIALIYLFGNQGLLKGLLMGQSIYGPLGIIIGSVFFTFPHALIIISTALAIADQRQYEAADSLRASRWRTFWTVTVPGARYGLISAVFVTFTLVVTDFGLPKVIGGQYNVLAIDIYKQVIGQQNFEMGAVVSVVLLVPAVLAFLIDRQVQKKQVSLLSARSVTFEPKANPWFDALCLCWCGLVALFILTIIGVCQLAALVTFWPYDMSLGLTNFAFDKMDGGGWSAYWNSVRLAAVTAVVGTAVVFAGAYMVEKTAGVRPVRGLFHFLAMLPMAVPGMVLGLAYIFFFNNPDNPLHGLYGTMTILVVSTVTHFYTVGHLTALTALKQIDAEFEPVAASLRQPFYRLFARVTVPICLPAILDIMIYMFVNAMTTVSAVVFLYSTHTALASIAVLNMDDAGDIAPAAAMGMMIFYTNVAARLLHMLASRGLLARTQAWRQR; encoded by the coding sequence ATCATGGCCGCTGCCGACACCCTGCCTGCCGGAAAGGAGATCCGTCTCGGGCTTGACCGGGATGGGACCATCAAGCTGGGCTTCATGCTGGCGATCGCGCTCTATCTCGTCGTGACGCTGGCGCTTCCGCTCTACGCGATGCTGTCGAAGTCCTTCGTCACCTATCGCTTCGACCTGTCCGCCTACGAACTGCAGGTCAGCGACCCCACCGGGCGCGTCTTTGCTCCGGCGGTGACGGCGGCGGCGCTCAACGCCGCGGCGGGGGCCTTCGGACCCGAGGACCTGCGGGCCTCGGCCGATGCCCGGCTGCCGGTGGCCGATCTCTTTCCCGATTTCAGCTTCCGCAGCCCCGTGAAGTACCGCCTGCGCGCCCTCGCAGACGGGGCGGCGTGGCAGGTCGGCCTCGAGACGGTCCGCTCGCCCGACTGGGTGGAGTATGACAGCAACACCTTGCGCCGGATCACGCTCCGGCCGGTCGCCTCGGTCGGGATCGAGAACTACATCGCCTATGTCTCCAGCCCCACGCTGGTCCGCTCCATCGAGAACTCCCTGTTCATCGCCGCGGTCAGCACGGTGCTCACGGTCGGCCTCGCCTTCGGCTTCGCCTATGCGCTCACCCGCAGCCGGATGCGGTTCAAGGGGACCATGAAGCTGGTGGCGATGATGCCGATCCTCGTGCCGTCGCTGCTGCCCGGCATCGCGCTGATCTATCTCTTCGGCAACCAGGGGCTGCTCAAGGGCCTGCTGATGGGCCAGTCGATCTACGGTCCGCTCGGCATCATCATCGGCTCGGTGTTCTTCACCTTCCCGCATGCCCTCATCATCATCTCGACGGCGCTGGCCATTGCCGACCAGCGGCAATACGAGGCCGCCGACAGCCTGCGGGCCTCGCGCTGGCGCACCTTCTGGACGGTCACCGTGCCGGGCGCGCGCTATGGCCTGATTTCGGCGGTCTTCGTCACCTTCACGCTGGTCGTCACCGACTTCGGCCTGCCGAAGGTGATCGGCGGCCAGTACAACGTGCTCGCCATCGACATCTACAAGCAGGTCATCGGCCAGCAGAACTTCGAGATGGGTGCGGTCGTGTCGGTGGTCCTGCTGGTGCCGGCCGTCCTTGCCTTCCTCATCGACCGGCAGGTGCAGAAGAAGCAGGTGTCGCTGCTGTCGGCCCGGTCGGTGACCTTCGAGCCCAAGGCCAATCCCTGGTTCGACGCCCTCTGCCTGTGCTGGTGCGGCCTTGTGGCGCTGTTCATCCTGACCATCATCGGGGTCTGCCAGCTGGCGGCGCTGGTGACGTTCTGGCCCTATGACATGAGCCTCGGCCTGACCAACTTCGCCTTCGACAAGATGGATGGCGGCGGCTGGTCGGCCTACTGGAACTCGGTGCGGCTTGCGGCCGTCACGGCGGTGGTGGGTACGGCGGTGGTGTTCGCCGGGGCCTACATGGTGGAAAAGACTGCCGGTGTCAGGCCGGTGCGGGGTCTGTTCCATTTCCTCGCCATGCTGCCGATGGCGGTGCCGGGCATGGTGCTGGGCCTTGCCTACATCTTCTTCTTCAACAACCCGGACAATCCCCTGCACGGTCTCTATGGCACCATGACGATCCTCGTCGTCTCGACCGTCACGCACTTCTACACGGTCGGGCACCTGACCGCGCTGACGGCGCTGAAGCAGATCGACGCCGAGTTCGAGCCGGTCGCCGCTTCCCTGCGGCAGCCGTTCTACCGGCTGTTTGCCCGGGTCACCGTGCCGATCTGCCTGCCGGCGATCCTCGACATCATGATCTACATGTTCGTGAATGCGATGACGACCGTGTCGGCGGTGGTGTTCCTCTACTCGACCCACACCGCGCTCGCCTCCATCGCCGTGCTCAACATGGACGACGCCGGCGACATTGCCCCGGCTGCCGCCATGGGCATGATGATCTTCTACACCAACGTCGCCGCGCGCCTGCTGCACATGCTGGCCTCGCGCGGTCTCCTGGCCCGCACCCAGGCCTGGCGACAGCGCTGA